The Flavobacterium jumunjinense genome includes a region encoding these proteins:
- a CDS encoding tetratricopeptide repeat protein, which yields MDKTFKKQIKEYAHNYDITQLDHLYELTKTQYTSKKERKQLAKKGYCSLFWEMNYDNACGKLTETGIFNLLPMVDKMEVLLGKKLWRPRSAAYSILLEHLVAKKDIQIEEILKNTVFALENLKLKSPNSAYEIDYQLAVTYKTVLKTSNEKAFNYWEKAKLHIENSLALNLEQITAWSFYLQLIYFPYLQNESKIFLSEKINDAQQNEQNRIQEKLESFTKNNKQLPYYFAASFKELKDHLKWSKIDLSNFPNTIYHYWLDKSLNYYPEKTTRFETTDASHFFHNQGLEYSRIDLIEKAIQLYQRVIDAIDENAFEVYYVAKAWQDISKIYLQQQENLKAEESLQKAKDFYEVHLTSIKQNPSTHSHYADFLEYCYLYNGNIEKPSLNELTEIISIVEKESKGFYSRPYLYLMRLSLYKNNENEAIHHLTKTLILHELCIKNEVDELLQKYKDSNYQELYTFLQETKAFMLEITENYYLDTELKWEEIQTMSIEAINEYWIKRKEQLRKRKPTFTS from the coding sequence ATGGATAAAACATTTAAAAAGCAGATTAAAGAATATGCTCATAATTATGATATTACGCAATTAGATCATCTATATGAACTAACCAAAACTCAATATACTTCCAAAAAAGAGAGAAAACAGTTAGCCAAGAAAGGTTATTGTTCTCTTTTTTGGGAAATGAACTATGATAATGCCTGTGGAAAATTAACAGAAACTGGTATTTTTAATTTATTGCCAATGGTTGATAAAATGGAAGTTTTATTAGGCAAAAAACTATGGCGACCAAGAAGTGCAGCTTACAGTATTTTATTAGAACACTTGGTCGCAAAAAAGGATATTCAAATTGAAGAAATACTCAAGAATACAGTTTTTGCATTGGAGAATTTAAAATTAAAATCGCCTAATAGTGCATACGAAATTGATTATCAATTAGCGGTTACCTACAAAACGGTTTTGAAAACTAGCAACGAAAAAGCATTTAACTATTGGGAAAAAGCAAAACTACATATTGAAAATTCATTAGCATTGAATCTAGAACAGATTACGGCTTGGAGTTTCTATTTACAATTAATTTATTTTCCTTATCTTCAAAATGAAAGCAAAATATTTCTTTCAGAAAAAATTAATGACGCGCAACAAAATGAACAAAATAGAATTCAAGAAAAACTAGAGTCATTTACCAAAAACAACAAGCAATTACCATATTATTTTGCTGCTTCTTTTAAAGAACTTAAAGATCATTTAAAATGGTCTAAAATCGACTTATCCAACTTTCCTAACACAATATATCATTATTGGTTAGACAAATCTTTAAATTATTATCCTGAAAAAACAACCCGATTCGAAACCACAGACGCATCACATTTTTTTCATAATCAAGGATTAGAATACAGTAGAATTGATTTAATAGAAAAAGCAATACAATTGTATCAAAGAGTTATTGATGCCATTGATGAAAACGCATTTGAGGTTTATTATGTGGCAAAGGCTTGGCAGGATATTTCGAAAATTTACCTTCAACAGCAAGAAAATCTAAAAGCAGAAGAATCTTTACAAAAAGCAAAAGACTTTTACGAAGTTCACCTTACTTCTATTAAACAAAACCCTTCTACACATTCACATTATGCCGATTTTTTAGAATATTGTTATCTATATAATGGAAATATTGAAAAACCAAGTCTTAATGAACTTACAGAAATTATTTCGATAGTTGAAAAAGAGTCGAAAGGCTTCTATAGTCGACCGTATTTATATTTGATGCGTTTGTCTTTATATAAAAATAATGAAAACGAAGCCATTCATCACCTAACCAAAACATTAATTCTCCATGAACTTTGTATTAAAAATGAAGTTGATGAATTACTACAAAAATATAAGGACAGTAATTACCAAGAATTATATACTTTTCTTCAAGAAACAAAAGCTTTTATGTTAGAAATAACTGAAAATTACTATTTAGATACTGAATTAAAATGGGAAGAAATTCAGACAATGTCTATTGAAGCAATTAATGAATATTGGATAAAGAGAAAAGAACAGTTACGAAAAAGAAAACCTACATTTACATCTTAA
- a CDS encoding type II secretion system protein GspG, producing MLDIIIDFLLHYLHFDFLKEKKKRREFERANSLPKKTMIHPNVKIYGILLLILSSIFCLIGFYRYNYSNKNDTLDEISKIETLLEKNKEAFGIYPEKLSDIIRNNPLRKDITIDLWGNEYHYEVENNRTKYIIISKGKDGVLNTNDDIKIK from the coding sequence ATGTTAGATATTATTATTGATTTTCTATTACATTATCTTCATTTTGATTTTCTAAAAGAGAAAAAGAAAAGAAGAGAGTTTGAAAGAGCAAATAGCCTTCCAAAGAAAACAATGATTCATCCTAATGTTAAAATTTACGGTATCTTATTACTTATTCTTTCCTCTATTTTTTGTTTAATAGGTTTTTACAGGTATAACTATTCTAATAAAAATGATACTTTAGATGAAATTTCTAAAATTGAAACCCTCTTAGAAAAAAACAAAGAAGCTTTTGGAATATATCCTGAAAAACTAAGCGATATTATTAGAAATAACCCATTAAGAAAAGATATAACTATTGACCTTTGGGGAAACGAATATCATTATGAAGTAGAGAACAATCGCACTAAATATATAATAATTTCAAAAGGTAAAGATGGAGTTCTAAATACGAATGATGATATCAAAATTAAGTAG
- a CDS encoding SRPBCC family protein: MMNKSMIIKKEVTFKATNEKIWDLLTNPEMTKQYMFGCEVISHWSVGSSIIWKGFTEHGKEVIYVKGKITDITKGKSVSFTMFDPNIGIKDIPKNYVVLTYKLIEFENGTKLTITQGDFNDSENAKKRYEESEGGWDLVIPIMKKLIEK; the protein is encoded by the coding sequence ATGATGAATAAATCGATGATTATAAAAAAAGAAGTCACTTTTAAAGCTACGAATGAAAAGATTTGGGATTTATTAACCAACCCTGAAATGACGAAACAATATATGTTTGGATGTGAAGTAATATCCCATTGGAGTGTTGGAAGCTCAATTATTTGGAAAGGATTTACTGAACATGGAAAAGAAGTTATTTATGTTAAAGGAAAAATAACTGATATTACAAAAGGAAAAAGTGTATCATTTACAATGTTCGATCCAAATATTGGAATAAAGGATATTCCAAAAAATTATGTAGTTCTGACTTACAAATTAATTGAGTTTGAAAACGGAACTAAATTAACAATTACACAAGGTGATTTCAATGATTCTGAAAATGCAAAAAAAAGGTATGAAGAATCAGAAGGAGGTTGGGATTTAGTAATTCCAATTATGAAAAAATTAATTGAGAAATAA
- a CDS encoding helix-turn-helix transcriptional regulator codes for MKNRHDTTINNKSWQLENIVISHNTIDYSAFEKKVFKNDKELVRLHFGLNGDYNFRCKQLNSEFTFTGHHNNIIYSDGIEMEISNKSKRIETFGINFSTEYFITIAQNGTDSLKRFSEKILNKESAILSDQWMPNNFKIQYVINEIINCSYTNELKNLFLLSKSIELLVLQAELYNNKNQTHFIKSNLDKQKLFEAKEILTLKIDNPPTIVALSKQISLNEFKLKKGFKELFGTTIFGYIHKNRMNLAKKLLLETDKSAKEIAYETGYSSPQYFSNAFKKEFGTSPDSIRNNSDFAIQKG; via the coding sequence ATGAAAAATAGACACGATACTACAATAAATAATAAGAGTTGGCAATTAGAAAATATTGTAATTTCACATAATACTATTGATTATAGTGCATTCGAGAAAAAAGTATTCAAAAATGATAAAGAATTAGTACGGTTACATTTTGGTCTAAATGGTGATTATAATTTCAGATGCAAACAATTGAATTCTGAATTCACTTTCACTGGTCATCACAATAATATTATATACTCCGACGGTATTGAAATGGAAATTTCTAATAAAAGTAAACGTATTGAAACTTTTGGTATTAATTTCTCTACCGAATATTTTATCACTATTGCTCAAAATGGCACAGATTCTTTAAAACGCTTTTCTGAAAAAATATTAAATAAAGAAAGTGCAATCCTATCTGATCAATGGATGCCTAATAATTTTAAAATTCAATATGTAATAAATGAAATAATTAACTGTTCCTATACCAATGAATTAAAGAATCTTTTTTTACTTTCTAAAAGTATTGAGTTACTTGTTTTACAAGCAGAACTTTACAATAATAAGAATCAAACTCATTTCATTAAATCAAACTTAGACAAACAGAAATTATTTGAAGCAAAAGAAATTTTGACATTAAAAATTGATAATCCACCAACAATTGTGGCATTATCTAAACAAATTAGTTTAAACGAATTCAAGCTAAAAAAAGGATTTAAAGAATTATTTGGAACAACTATTTTCGGATATATTCATAAAAACAGAATGAATTTAGCAAAAAAACTTCTTTTAGAAACTGATAAATCTGCTAAAGAAATTGCTTATGAAACAGGCTATAGCTCTCCTCAGTATTTTTCTAATGCATTTAAAAAAGAATTTGGTACTTCTCCCGATAGTATTAGAAATAATTCCGATTTTGCAATTCAAAAAGGTTAA